A section of the Acanthochromis polyacanthus isolate Apoly-LR-REF ecotype Palm Island chromosome 13, KAUST_Apoly_ChrSc, whole genome shotgun sequence genome encodes:
- the hnf1ba gene encoding hepatocyte nuclear factor 1-beta-A isoform X6, with translation MFSKMVSKLTSLQQELLSALLDSGVTKDVLIQALDDMDPSPPGFGVKLESLPLSPAPPQSGKMNGADVDSKPVFHTLTNGHSKGKLSGDEGSEDGDDYDTPPILKELQSLNTEEAAEQRAEVERMLAEDPWRAARMIKGYMQQHNIPQREVVDITGLNQSHLSQHLNKGTPMKTQKRAALYTWYVRKQREILRQFNQAAHGPASIMTDKGNQDPAFFFPEFNPSGQGMGQPGDEVGSEPSCKKMRRNRFKWGPASQQILYQAYDRQKNPSKEEREALVEECNRAECLQRGVSPSKAQGLGSNLVTEVRVYNWFANRRKEEAFRQKLAMDAITAPTHGINPLLSHSSPHHPQTSASPPMRYSQGPGEVTSSSTISHHSSNAMATSQSVLQQVSPGGLDHSHSLLSPDTKMISGSGGGLPPVSTLTNIHSSHHSHQQTQNLIMPLSGVMAIAQSLNTSQSQTVPVINSVAGSLAALQPVQFSQQLHSPHQQSLMQQSPSHMSQQPFMATVTHSHMYSHKQEPPQYSHPSRFPSAMVVTDANSISTLSSMSSSKTDAPVNKMVQLGGLSWCPLQAW, from the exons atgttctcTAAAATGGTATCGAAGCTGACATCCCTGCAGCAGGAGCTGCTCAGCGCCCTGCTGGACTCAGGAGTCACCAAAGACGTGCTGATCCAGGCCCTGGATGATATGGACCCCAGCCCGCCGGGCTTTGGAGTAAAACTGGAGAGTCTGCCGCTGTCGCCTGCTCCGCCTCAGAGCGGCAAAATGAACGGGGCGGACGTGGACTCCAAGCCCGTTTTCCACACGCTCACTAACGGCCACAGCAAGGGCAAGCTGTCCGGGGACGAGGGCTCCGAGGACGGGGACGACTACGACACGCCGCCGATCCTGAAGGAGCTCCAGTCGCTGAACACGGAGGAGGCCGCGGAGCAACGAGCCGAGGTGGAGCGCATGTTGGC CGAGGACCCGTGGCGTGCTGCCCGCATGATCAAAGGTTACATGCAGCAGCACAACATCCCCCAACGGGAGGTGGTGGACATCACAGGGCTGAACCAGTCTCACCTCTCCCAGCACCTCAACAAAGGCACGCCCATGAAAACGCAGAAGCGAGCGGCCCTCTACACCTGGTATGTCAGGAAACAGCGGGAAATTCTCCGAC AGTTCAACCAGGCAGCGCACGGTCCTGCCAGCATTATGACAGATAAAGGCAATCAGGATCCGGCCTTTTTCTTCCCAGAGTTCAACCCTTCTGGTCAGGGCATGGGTCAGCCGGGCGACGAGGTGGGCAGCGAACCGTCCTGCAAGAAAATGAGACGCAACCGCTTCAAGTGGGGTCCGGCATCCCAGCAGATCCTGTACCAGGCCTACGACAGGCAGAAGAACCCCAGcaaggaggagagggaggctTTGGTGGAGGAGTGCAACAG GGCCGAGTGTCTGCAGAGAGGCGTCTCCCCCTCCAAAGCTCAGGGCCTTGGCTCCAATCTGGTCACTGAAGTGCGAGTTTATAACTGGTTCGCCAACCGCCGCAAAGAGGAAGCCTTCAGGCAGAAGTTGGCCATGGATGCCATCACCGCACCCACCCACGGCATCAACCCGCTGCTGTCCCACAGCTCGCCACATCACCCCCAGACCAGCGCCTCGCCTCCCA TGCGTTACAGCCAAGGCCCCGGCGAGGTCACATCCTCCTCCACCATCAGCCACCACAGTAGCAATGCGATGGCCACCAGCCAGTCGGTGCTGCAGCAGGTGTCTCCGGGTGGATTGGACCACAGCCACAGTCTGCTGTCACCTGACACCAAGATG ATTTCAGGTTCAGGCGGAGGACTTCCTCCAGTCAGCACACTGACAAACATCCACAGTTCCCATCACAGCCACCAGCAGACACAGAACCTCATCATGCCTCTTTCTGGAGTCATGGCCATCGCACAGA GTTTAAACACATCACAGTCTCAGACGGTGCCAGTGATCAACAGCGTGGCCGGCAGCCTTGCAGCGCTGCAGCCGGTGCAGTTTTCCCAGCAGCTCCACAGTCCTCACCAGCAGAGCCTGATGCAGCAGTCGCCGAGCCACATGAGCCAGCAGCCGTTCATGGCTACGGTCACACACTCGCACA TGTACTCTCACAAGCAAGAGCCCCCGCAATATTCCCACCCGTCACGTTTCCCCTCGGCCATGGTGGTCACGGACGCCAACAGCATCAGCACCCTCAGCTCCATGTCCTCCAGCAAGACG GACGCTCCTGTAAACAAGATGGTGCAACTTGGGGGTCTCTCCTGG tGTCCTCTTCAAGCTTGGTGA